From the Thermococcus sp. 18S1 genome, one window contains:
- a CDS encoding ACT domain-containing protein, whose translation MRHYEIVRIKENGKVELPRDFAYELGVVEGAYFLLEIDTDLKEVHLERVALPGKKLVEVELVVEDRPGVLARISGLFGRHGVNILFSESEELGALGLAGIVAVVDVSGMNTTLDDLRNELASLSEVKEVHLNPLE comes from the coding sequence ATGAGACACTATGAGATAGTCCGGATAAAGGAGAACGGCAAGGTTGAGCTGCCCCGGGATTTCGCCTACGAGCTTGGTGTGGTTGAGGGTGCGTACTTCCTTCTGGAGATAGACACCGACCTCAAGGAGGTTCACCTGGAGAGGGTGGCCCTGCCCGGAAAGAAGCTAGTGGAGGTTGAGCTCGTTGTGGAGGACCGGCCGGGCGTTCTGGCAAGGATCAGCGGTCTCTTCGGCAGGCACGGGGTTAACATACTCTTCAGCGAGTCGGAGGAGCTCGGTGCCCTGGGACTGGCCGGCATCGTCGCTGTCGTGGACGTGAGTGGGATGAACACAACCCTGGACGACCTGAGGAACGAACTCGCCTCCCTGTCCGAGGTGAAGGAGGTTCATCTAAACCCACTGGAGTAA
- a CDS encoding cation:proton antiporter has translation MEIIGYVFVIIAFARLLAEGFERLDYPGFLGEITAGMILSALLINMPRDQMELMAELGLFFLMISAGLEVTPEELHYAGRRTLPLYILTYGVMFLTTIPFTGGHVGSDNIISAAILSIASAPIVLRLKRFFGSDFLHVALSYAVISEIFGLFLVYMVIRFNENPGDYGPILSSILKDLAFVGILLYINYLLGIKQKVRIIRFLRRLKSDEAVFGLFMVFSTSLAFISEEIGMHFSIGGFLAGLMMHSDLVGTKQYDRLTTIVSGVTYGIFAPIFFAWRGLNFETELSLVVIEFFAAIYAVRLTLSALAVRKTDLSTSLVRGAGIASFGVLGLLIGEIGFVSGVLSEHMYAMASLASVLGIFTSATLGRIVNHYKEKRASSAA, from the coding sequence ATGGAAATCATAGGGTACGTATTCGTAATCATAGCCTTCGCAAGGCTCCTGGCCGAGGGATTCGAGAGGCTTGACTACCCAGGGTTTCTCGGCGAAATCACTGCGGGAATGATACTGAGCGCCCTCCTCATCAACATGCCCCGCGACCAGATGGAGCTTATGGCGGAGCTGGGGCTGTTCTTCCTCATGATATCCGCGGGCCTGGAGGTTACCCCCGAGGAGCTTCACTACGCCGGGAGGAGAACCCTGCCCCTCTATATCCTCACCTACGGGGTGATGTTCCTCACGACGATTCCGTTCACAGGGGGACACGTCGGTTCGGATAACATAATCTCCGCGGCCATACTGTCGATAGCATCGGCCCCGATAGTGCTCAGACTCAAGAGGTTCTTCGGAAGCGACTTCCTCCACGTGGCCCTCTCCTACGCGGTGATAAGCGAGATATTCGGGCTGTTCCTCGTCTACATGGTCATAAGGTTCAACGAGAACCCCGGTGACTACGGGCCGATACTGTCGAGCATTCTGAAGGACCTCGCCTTCGTCGGAATCCTGCTGTACATCAACTACCTCCTGGGCATAAAGCAGAAGGTCCGCATAATACGCTTCCTCCGCAGGCTCAAGAGCGACGAAGCTGTCTTCGGGCTCTTCATGGTGTTTTCAACTTCCCTCGCCTTCATCAGCGAGGAGATAGGGATGCACTTCAGCATAGGCGGCTTCCTCGCAGGTTTGATGATGCACAGCGACCTGGTCGGAACGAAGCAGTACGACAGGCTGACCACGATAGTGAGCGGCGTTACCTACGGAATCTTCGCCCCGATATTCTTCGCCTGGCGTGGACTGAACTTCGAGACGGAGCTGTCTCTGGTGGTGATAGAGTTCTTTGCCGCGATATACGCCGTCAGGCTAACGCTGTCGGCTCTGGCAGTTAGGAAAACAGACCTCTCCACGAGCCTCGTCAGGGGCGCTGGCATAGCGAGCTTCGGTGTCCTGGGTCTCCTAATCGGTGAGATAGGCTTCGTCTCGGGAGTTCTAAGCGAGCACATGTACGCCATGGCCTCCCTCGCCAGCGTGCTCGGTATATTCACCTCAGCAACCCTGGGAAGGATCGTAAACCACTACAAAGAAAAGAGGGCCAGCAGTGCCGCATAG
- a CDS encoding pyruvoyl-dependent arginine decarboxylase has product MSWTTPKRAFIGAAAAEGGTKLNAFDNALLKLGIGNVNLVKLSSVIPAHIEWIDEVHDVPIGMLLPTVYAHIESDEPGMTISAALGIGISENNEGGLIYEYSGYCTKEEAEEMVRKMVEEGFEQRGWKLAEFKVASASITVKDKPAAALAVVVMFPY; this is encoded by the coding sequence ATGAGCTGGACAACCCCCAAGAGGGCTTTTATAGGTGCCGCCGCCGCTGAGGGCGGAACCAAGCTGAACGCATTTGACAACGCGCTCCTCAAGCTGGGCATAGGGAACGTCAACCTCGTCAAGCTGAGCAGTGTCATTCCAGCGCACATAGAGTGGATCGACGAAGTTCACGACGTCCCGATAGGAATGCTCCTCCCGACCGTCTACGCTCACATCGAGAGCGACGAGCCGGGAATGACCATAAGCGCGGCCCTGGGAATCGGCATCAGTGAGAACAACGAGGGCGGCCTAATCTACGAGTACTCCGGCTACTGCACGAAGGAAGAGGCCGAGGAGATGGTCAGGAAGATGGTCGAGGAGGGCTTTGAGCAGAGGGGCTGGAAGCTGGCCGAGTTCAAGGTCGCCAGCGCGAGCATAACCGTTAAGGACAAGCCCGCCGCGGCCCTGGCAGTCGTGGTGATGTTCCCCTACTGA
- the speE gene encoding polyamine aminopropyltransferase, with protein MGYNEKERAFIEWYPRGYGVGFKVKERLFETQTEYQRLEIYETEGFGKLLVLDGTVQLVEIGEESYHEALVHPVMLAHPNPRRVLVIGGGDGGTLREVLRHKTVEKATMVEIDEGVVEASYIYLDVAKDLLDRLLKGQEPRGELIIGDGVRYLRETNERFDVIIVDSTDPVGPAKLLFSEEFYRSAYEKLNERGLYITQAGSVYLFTNELLDAYKAMKKVFDRVYYFSFPVIGYASPWSFLVGVKGDIDFGKVDVERGKELELYYYDPERHETLFQMPKYVRDLLERA; from the coding sequence ATGGGATACAACGAGAAGGAAAGGGCTTTCATCGAATGGTACCCTCGCGGTTACGGCGTTGGCTTCAAGGTCAAGGAGAGACTCTTTGAGACGCAGACGGAGTACCAGCGCCTCGAGATTTATGAAACGGAGGGTTTCGGCAAGCTGCTCGTCCTCGACGGTACGGTTCAGCTCGTCGAGATTGGGGAGGAAAGCTACCACGAGGCGCTCGTTCACCCCGTCATGCTCGCCCACCCAAACCCGAGAAGAGTGCTCGTCATAGGGGGCGGCGACGGCGGCACGTTGAGGGAAGTCCTCAGGCACAAAACGGTTGAAAAGGCTACGATGGTGGAGATAGACGAGGGCGTCGTCGAGGCATCCTACATCTACCTTGACGTGGCGAAGGACCTCCTCGACAGGCTCCTGAAGGGCCAGGAGCCCAGGGGAGAGCTCATCATCGGCGACGGTGTGAGGTATTTGAGGGAGACCAACGAGCGCTTCGACGTCATAATAGTTGACTCCACAGACCCCGTCGGCCCAGCGAAGCTCCTGTTCAGTGAAGAGTTCTACAGAAGCGCCTACGAGAAGCTCAACGAGAGGGGCCTCTACATCACCCAGGCGGGAAGCGTCTACCTCTTCACGAACGAGCTTCTCGACGCTTACAAGGCGATGAAGAAGGTCTTCGACAGGGTCTACTACTTCAGCTTCCCGGTTATAGGCTACGCGTCGCCCTGGAGCTTCCTGGTCGGCGTAAAGGGCGACATCGATTTCGGGAAGGTCGACGTCGAGAGAGGAAAGGAGCTCGAGCTCTACTACTACGACCCGGAGAGGCACGAGACCCTCTTCCAGATGCCCAAATACGTCAGGGACCTCCTTGAGAGGGCCTGA
- a CDS encoding UbiA family prenyltransferase → MFRPVIRNARILDGRAFIGMGLLGLAFSLGATLDVTRVLVFLISLVLYVAYAFAINNCFDADTDSVNPRKKEKNPIASGELSFRAGVVSSAAMALLGLMLASVLGTGELVVYASMVLLATAYSAPPRLKARPVADVLSHGVFFGALPFLYGAYLDGSVTMEEWSIAAAVFLYSLALELRNHLEDYESDLNAGLRTTPIVIGRELSKTLVAVFSAGAVGLALAGAQPTLGLLGIGIYGLRTNYRLIDAAMVAILLLRASGVV, encoded by the coding sequence ATGTTCCGCCCGGTTATCAGAAACGCTCGAATCCTCGATGGAAGGGCTTTCATAGGCATGGGCCTTCTGGGCCTCGCGTTCAGTCTCGGGGCCACCCTTGATGTCACCCGTGTGCTCGTGTTCCTGATTTCACTCGTCCTCTACGTGGCCTATGCCTTCGCCATAAACAACTGCTTCGACGCGGATACCGACTCAGTAAACCCGAGGAAGAAGGAGAAAAACCCCATAGCCAGCGGTGAGCTGAGCTTTAGGGCGGGGGTTGTCTCTTCCGCCGCCATGGCGCTGCTCGGGCTGATGCTGGCCAGCGTCCTCGGAACCGGGGAGCTGGTGGTGTACGCATCGATGGTCCTGCTGGCGACAGCCTATTCCGCCCCGCCGAGGCTCAAGGCGCGGCCGGTGGCGGACGTTCTCTCCCATGGGGTCTTCTTTGGGGCACTGCCCTTCCTCTACGGGGCCTACCTCGACGGCTCAGTCACGATGGAGGAATGGAGCATCGCCGCGGCAGTGTTCCTCTACTCCCTGGCCCTCGAGCTCAGGAACCACCTGGAGGACTACGAGAGCGACCTTAATGCAGGCCTCAGGACGACGCCGATAGTCATAGGAAGGGAGCTCTCAAAGACCCTCGTTGCAGTCTTTTCGGCCGGAGCTGTGGGGCTGGCCCTCGCGGGAGCACAGCCCACTCTGGGCCTCCTCGGAATCGGCATCTACGGCCTCCGCACAAATTACCGGCTCATTGACGCCGCGATGGTCGCGATCCTGCTCCTCAGGGCATCAGGGGTGGTTTGA
- a CDS encoding glycosyltransferase family 4 protein, with translation MRIALVSDWYYPKIGGVASHMHHLALKLRERGHEVAVVTNDRKTGKEEELEAKGIELIKIPGVISPVLEVNLSYSLKSTGELNEYLEDFDVIHSHHAFTPLALKAAKAGRVMGKATLLTTHSISFAHESRLWEALGLTFPLFSRYLKYPNEIIAVSRAAEAFIRHFTDAPVRIIPNGVDDEVFRPLSERERERLKEELGIEGDVVLYVSRMSPRKGPHVLLNAFSGITDATLVMAGSGEMLPFLKAQAKFLGIEDRVRFLGYVDGSLLPRLFGMADVFVLPSTTAEAFGIVILEAMAAGVPVVATDVGGIPEIIRNSESGLLVSPGNELELRNAIQKLLLDEGLRRWFGSNGRRAVEERYSWKKVTEGIEKAYENVMQNL, from the coding sequence TTGAGGATAGCACTGGTGAGTGACTGGTACTACCCCAAGATAGGCGGCGTTGCGAGTCACATGCACCATCTGGCACTAAAGCTCAGGGAAAGGGGACACGAGGTTGCAGTGGTCACGAACGACAGAAAAACCGGGAAGGAGGAGGAGCTAGAGGCTAAAGGAATCGAACTCATAAAAATCCCCGGGGTCATCAGCCCGGTTCTCGAGGTGAACCTCTCCTACAGCCTGAAATCCACGGGAGAACTCAACGAGTACCTGGAGGACTTCGACGTTATTCACTCACACCACGCGTTCACCCCGCTGGCCCTGAAAGCCGCGAAAGCGGGCAGGGTGATGGGGAAGGCGACTTTACTCACAACCCACAGCATATCCTTCGCCCACGAATCCAGGCTCTGGGAGGCCCTCGGCCTGACGTTCCCCCTCTTCAGCAGGTACCTGAAGTACCCCAACGAGATAATAGCCGTCAGCAGGGCAGCGGAGGCGTTCATAAGACACTTCACGGACGCTCCGGTCAGGATTATCCCCAACGGGGTTGACGATGAGGTCTTCAGGCCCCTGAGCGAGAGGGAAAGGGAGCGCCTTAAGGAGGAACTCGGTATCGAGGGAGACGTTGTCCTCTATGTGAGCAGGATGTCGCCGAGAAAGGGTCCCCACGTCCTCTTAAACGCCTTCTCGGGCATAACCGACGCAACGCTCGTCATGGCGGGTTCCGGAGAGATGCTCCCGTTCCTGAAGGCACAGGCGAAGTTTCTGGGGATAGAAGACAGGGTTCGCTTCCTGGGCTACGTCGATGGTTCCCTCCTCCCGAGGCTCTTCGGCATGGCAGATGTTTTCGTCCTTCCCTCCACCACGGCGGAGGCCTTCGGGATAGTCATCCTCGAGGCCATGGCCGCGGGGGTTCCTGTGGTCGCCACGGACGTTGGTGGAATCCCCGAGATAATCAGGAACAGCGAGAGCGGGCTTCTGGTCTCCCCTGGCAACGAACTCGAGCTGAGAAACGCGATTCAAAAGCTCCTCCTTGACGAAGGCCTCAGGAGATGGTTTGGAAGCAACGGCAGAAGGGCCGTCGAGGAGCGCTACTCATGGAAAAAGGTCACCGAGGGCATAGAAAAGGCTTATGAGAACGTGATGCAAAACCTTTAG
- a CDS encoding creatininase family protein — MRLEELTWPDFDRVKRRVDTVVIPVGSVEAHGRHLPLGTDTFAPLEIAKRVDERVRELGRDVLIAPPVWYGHTFALNAYPGTINVGADAFKAYMREIMREFAAEGFRRIVLLNGHGGNHSPLVLAAEEVAEEFPEVEVWLINWWIDFREDILSICSSQGHAGQDETSVILAVRPELVKMEKATGGKSKSKVRRIRRDIGLELFPDGVNDDPSLATAEKGEAILSVVSEKIARLLVGE; from the coding sequence ATGAGGCTCGAAGAACTCACCTGGCCAGATTTTGACAGGGTTAAACGACGGGTCGATACAGTTGTTATACCCGTTGGGAGCGTTGAAGCCCACGGGAGGCACCTCCCGCTGGGAACAGACACCTTCGCCCCGCTCGAGATAGCAAAGCGCGTGGACGAGAGGGTTAGGGAGCTCGGCCGCGATGTTCTGATAGCCCCTCCAGTCTGGTACGGACACACATTTGCCCTCAACGCTTACCCCGGAACGATAAACGTGGGTGCCGATGCATTCAAAGCGTACATGAGAGAGATAATGCGCGAGTTCGCGGCCGAGGGGTTCAGGAGGATAGTCCTCCTCAACGGACACGGCGGCAACCACTCGCCCCTGGTTCTGGCGGCGGAAGAGGTGGCGGAGGAGTTTCCGGAGGTTGAGGTCTGGCTCATCAACTGGTGGATAGACTTCAGGGAGGACATCCTGAGCATATGCTCGAGCCAGGGGCACGCCGGCCAGGACGAGACCTCCGTCATCCTGGCGGTAAGGCCGGAGCTCGTTAAGATGGAGAAGGCCACAGGAGGGAAGAGCAAATCAAAGGTAAGGCGCATAAGGAGGGACATAGGCCTGGAGCTGTTCCCCGACGGGGTGAACGACGACCCTTCCCTCGCCACTGCCGAGAAGGGGGAGGCCATACTCAGCGTGGTGAGTGAGAAGATAGCCCGCCTGCTGGTGGGTGAATGA
- a CDS encoding C2H2-type zinc finger protein, producing MVEVAELKAVIFYDRDGTRYYRCPRCGRLFRTSKDYTRHVNRAHGHLFRK from the coding sequence GTGGTGGAAGTGGCGGAGCTGAAGGCGGTTATATTCTACGACCGCGACGGCACCCGCTACTACCGCTGCCCGCGCTGCGGAAGGCTCTTCAGAACGTCCAAGGACTACACCAGGCACGTAAACAGGGCCCACGGGCACCTGTTCAGGAAGTGA
- a CDS encoding cell wall-binding repeat-containing protein translates to MVKRAVALALILLVFSSFMLPLSSAQDTKEGPKYDLIIVRNDDLIDYIIALPYAKMLDVPILPVNREELDPGTIAQLQSYAQFGWNHVLIIGDSQAISDKVQDELLEMGFVVERIGGAVRTETAAKLALHFYPNGHDTVVVASSSDYGSALAAARWAMIYGYPFLLTQEDALSDSTADAIQKLHPDLVELMGAGMSKDVQKKIEAMGYQTYWVRENLEIEVPAQPKETNWVMIAAAVLLSLAVAVPVSLYYAKKKWSANRVPIEVLTEKERIVVNAILEKGGTVKQEELPELTGYSRPTISRIIQELEKKQLVEREKVGKTFIVKLTKEIIIRD, encoded by the coding sequence ATGGTTAAACGGGCCGTTGCTCTGGCGCTCATCCTGCTGGTGTTCTCATCCTTCATGCTTCCTCTCTCCTCCGCACAGGATACGAAGGAGGGGCCAAAGTACGACCTTATAATCGTGAGAAACGATGATTTAATCGATTACATCATCGCTCTCCCCTACGCCAAGATGCTGGACGTTCCGATACTGCCCGTGAACCGCGAGGAACTCGATCCTGGAACAATCGCCCAGCTCCAGAGCTACGCCCAGTTCGGCTGGAACCACGTCCTTATAATCGGTGACTCCCAAGCCATCAGCGACAAGGTTCAGGATGAGCTCCTTGAGATGGGCTTCGTGGTCGAGAGGATAGGCGGCGCGGTTAGGACGGAAACGGCGGCAAAGCTGGCACTGCACTTCTATCCCAACGGACACGACACGGTCGTCGTCGCCAGCTCCAGCGACTACGGCTCGGCCCTCGCCGCCGCGAGGTGGGCCATGATATACGGATACCCCTTCCTCCTGACCCAGGAGGATGCCCTCTCCGACTCAACCGCCGACGCCATACAGAAACTTCACCCTGATCTCGTCGAGCTCATGGGCGCCGGCATGTCCAAGGACGTCCAGAAGAAGATAGAGGCGATGGGCTACCAGACCTACTGGGTCCGTGAGAACCTTGAGATAGAGGTACCCGCCCAGCCCAAGGAGACCAACTGGGTGATGATAGCGGCCGCGGTGCTGCTCTCACTGGCCGTAGCGGTTCCGGTTTCGCTCTACTACGCCAAGAAGAAGTGGTCCGCCAACAGGGTGCCCATCGAGGTGCTGACCGAGAAGGAGCGCATAGTTGTGAACGCCATACTTGAGAAGGGCGGTACGGTCAAGCAGGAGGAGCTGCCGGAGCTGACGGGCTACTCGAGGCCGACGATAAGCAGAATCATCCAGGAGCTGGAGAAGAAGCAGCTGGTCGAGAGGGAGAAGGTTGGGAAGACCTTCATCGTGAAGCTCACGAAGGAAATAATAATCAGGGACTAA
- a CDS encoding metal-dependent hydrolase, producing MVKVKFLGHAAFLIEGSKRILIDPFLTGNPAAATKPEELDADLILVTHAHGDHIGDAAAIARRTGAKIVAMYDIANYLVESEQGITTIGMNYGPTEVDGVKIVQVPAWHSSSDGKYSIGSACGYIIELDGVRIYHAGDTYVFRDMELFAELYGPIDVALLPIGGHFTMGVKEAAKAVEFLKPKKVVPMHYNTWPPIAADPEEFMRLVGDKAEVVILEPGETLEL from the coding sequence ATGGTGAAGGTGAAGTTTCTGGGCCACGCTGCCTTCCTGATCGAGGGGAGCAAGAGGATTCTGATAGACCCGTTCCTGACCGGCAATCCAGCGGCCGCCACCAAGCCCGAGGAGCTCGATGCTGACCTCATACTCGTCACCCACGCCCACGGCGACCACATCGGCGATGCTGCCGCGATAGCCAGGAGAACCGGGGCAAAAATCGTTGCGATGTACGACATAGCCAACTACCTCGTTGAGAGCGAGCAGGGAATAACGACCATAGGCATGAACTACGGCCCGACGGAGGTTGACGGGGTCAAGATCGTCCAGGTTCCAGCCTGGCACTCCAGCAGTGACGGCAAGTACAGCATAGGAAGTGCCTGCGGCTACATAATCGAGCTCGACGGCGTCAGGATTTACCACGCCGGCGACACCTACGTCTTCAGGGACATGGAGCTCTTCGCCGAGCTTTACGGGCCGATAGACGTTGCCCTGCTCCCCATAGGCGGTCACTTCACGATGGGCGTTAAAGAGGCCGCTAAAGCGGTGGAGTTCCTGAAGCCGAAGAAGGTCGTGCCGATGCACTACAACACCTGGCCCCCGATAGCGGCCGACCCCGAGGAGTTCATGAGACTGGTCGGGGACAAAGCGGAGGTCGTAATCCTCGAACCCGGCGAAACCCTGGAGCTTTGA
- a CDS encoding sodium/proline symporter, whose amino-acid sequence MSGDSIVEGQTQILIVLVLYLSFLIGFGVYQGRKAKSGKDFAIAGRQLPGWIAALSERATGESAWALLGLPGFAYAAGLSAIWVAVGCVAGIIVAWTVFAGRLRREAEKYDATTFIDYIARRHSDAEKWIRILGSVTVVFFFFFYVGAQFLGGGKTLSALFGVDPKIGMLITAVIILPYTVLGGLKSVAYTDTVQAIVMILTLTIAPIVGLIYIANHPDVFAHSVSSALEMSGPEYSTILGGLVGGAAFVFVIAEFSWFFGYLGGMPQLSIRFMAIKDEKNAKLARNVGVSWTILAYIGALLIGWIGIAIFGPTGLEDQEAVMPSVMLKLFPPFLAAIFITGAIAAMLSTADSLLILSATELSENLLKPFVYKEEFDPKRSLKLSRITTVALGVIALVTAYLVPSKLIYTIVGYTWAGIGDTFSVIVIMTLFWKRFHGRAVPPTIVAGLLFTIFWISSGLEEVVSARLMTFIVTAVVAVIATYVLKPKEAAATA is encoded by the coding sequence ATGAGCGGTGATTCAATAGTGGAGGGCCAGACTCAAATACTGATTGTTCTGGTTCTGTACCTTTCGTTTTTGATAGGGTTCGGAGTTTATCAGGGAAGGAAGGCAAAGAGCGGTAAGGACTTCGCCATCGCAGGCAGGCAGCTTCCGGGCTGGATAGCGGCTCTCTCGGAGCGCGCCACCGGTGAGTCGGCGTGGGCACTCCTGGGCCTCCCCGGTTTCGCCTATGCCGCCGGTCTCTCAGCGATATGGGTCGCGGTTGGATGTGTGGCAGGTATCATCGTGGCATGGACAGTCTTCGCTGGAAGACTCAGAAGGGAGGCCGAGAAGTACGACGCTACCACATTCATCGACTACATCGCCAGGCGCCATTCCGACGCCGAGAAGTGGATAAGGATCCTCGGCAGCGTTACTGTGGTGTTCTTCTTTTTCTTCTACGTCGGTGCCCAGTTCCTCGGCGGCGGAAAGACTCTGAGTGCTCTCTTCGGCGTTGATCCAAAGATCGGAATGCTGATAACCGCGGTGATAATCCTGCCCTACACCGTCCTCGGAGGCCTCAAGAGCGTCGCGTACACGGACACCGTCCAGGCGATAGTCATGATACTCACCCTCACCATAGCCCCGATAGTGGGTCTCATATACATCGCCAACCACCCGGATGTTTTCGCCCACTCGGTCTCCAGCGCCCTGGAGATGTCCGGGCCCGAGTACTCCACGATCCTCGGCGGCCTCGTCGGCGGCGCGGCGTTCGTCTTCGTCATAGCCGAGTTCTCCTGGTTCTTCGGCTACCTCGGTGGAATGCCCCAGCTCAGCATCAGGTTCATGGCAATCAAGGACGAAAAGAACGCCAAACTCGCCAGGAACGTCGGAGTCAGCTGGACCATACTGGCATACATCGGTGCCCTCCTCATAGGGTGGATTGGAATAGCCATCTTCGGCCCGACCGGCCTCGAGGATCAGGAGGCCGTTATGCCCTCTGTCATGCTGAAGCTGTTCCCGCCCTTCCTCGCGGCGATATTCATAACCGGTGCGATAGCGGCCATGCTCTCAACGGCTGATTCACTGCTCATACTCTCCGCCACCGAGCTCTCGGAGAACCTGCTTAAGCCGTTCGTTTACAAGGAGGAATTCGACCCTAAGAGGAGCCTCAAACTTTCGAGAATTACCACCGTCGCCCTGGGAGTCATAGCGCTTGTTACAGCCTACCTCGTCCCATCAAAGCTCATATACACCATCGTCGGCTACACCTGGGCAGGAATAGGCGACACCTTCTCTGTGATAGTCATAATGACGCTGTTCTGGAAGAGGTTCCACGGAAGGGCCGTCCCGCCGACCATCGTCGCGGGTCTGCTGTTCACAATCTTCTGGATCAGCTCGGGGCTGGAGGAGGTCGTCTCGGCAAGGCTCATGACCTTCATCGTGACTGCGGTGGTTGCGGTGATAGCGACCTACGTCCTGAAACCCAAGGAGGCAGCCGCCACCGCCTGA
- a CDS encoding acetate--CoA ligase family protein: MTFDYFFKPKAIAVIGASNDPLKLGYEVFKNLKDYKDGKVYPVNVKDEVVQGVKAYKNVKDIPDEVDLAVVVVPKRFVKGTIEDCGEKGVKGIILITAGFGEVGEEGKKEERELVEIAHKYGMRIVGPNCVGIMNTHNAMNATFVTNAKKGDIAFISQSGALGAGIIYKTVKEGIGFSKFVSIGNMADVDFAEFMEYLADTEEDKAIALYIEGLKNGRAFMEIAKRVTKKKPVIVLKAGKSESGARAASSHTGSLAGSYKIYEAAFKQSGIIVADTIDDMLSMARAFTQPLPKGKRVAIMTNAGGPGVLTADAIDKLGLKLADLEEETIEGLRSFLPPMAAVKNPVDMIASARGEDYYKTAKLLLEDPNIDMLISICVVPTFAGMTPTEHAEGVVKALKEVNNGKPVLGLFMAGYVSEPAKEVLEKAGIPSYERPEDAAAAAYALVEFAKAKGVLEEEE, from the coding sequence ATGACGTTTGATTACTTCTTCAAGCCAAAGGCTATAGCGGTTATTGGAGCATCCAACGACCCGCTCAAGCTTGGCTACGAGGTCTTCAAGAACCTTAAGGATTACAAGGACGGCAAGGTTTATCCGGTAAACGTCAAGGACGAGGTCGTTCAGGGAGTCAAGGCGTATAAGAACGTAAAGGACATTCCTGACGAGGTTGACCTTGCAGTTGTCGTCGTTCCGAAGCGCTTCGTCAAGGGCACCATAGAGGACTGCGGCGAGAAGGGCGTCAAGGGAATAATCCTCATCACCGCAGGCTTCGGTGAGGTTGGCGAGGAGGGCAAGAAGGAAGAGCGCGAGCTCGTTGAGATAGCCCACAAATACGGCATGCGCATAGTCGGCCCCAACTGCGTCGGTATAATGAACACCCACAACGCCATGAACGCCACCTTCGTGACCAACGCGAAGAAGGGAGACATAGCCTTCATAAGCCAGAGCGGTGCCCTCGGAGCGGGCATAATCTACAAGACCGTCAAGGAGGGAATAGGCTTCTCCAAGTTCGTCAGCATCGGCAACATGGCGGACGTTGACTTCGCCGAGTTCATGGAGTATTTGGCGGACACGGAGGAGGACAAGGCAATCGCGCTCTACATAGAGGGCCTGAAGAACGGAAGGGCCTTCATGGAGATAGCCAAGCGCGTTACCAAGAAGAAGCCCGTCATAGTTCTCAAGGCAGGCAAGAGCGAGAGCGGGGCTAGGGCGGCTTCGAGCCACACTGGTTCACTCGCCGGCTCGTACAAGATATACGAGGCGGCATTCAAGCAGAGCGGCATAATTGTCGCCGACACGATAGACGACATGCTCAGCATGGCGAGGGCTTTCACCCAGCCGCTGCCCAAGGGCAAGCGCGTCGCCATAATGACCAACGCCGGCGGCCCTGGAGTCCTCACCGCGGATGCCATAGACAAGCTCGGTCTCAAGCTCGCCGACCTTGAGGAGGAGACCATCGAGGGACTTCGCTCGTTCCTTCCGCCGATGGCCGCTGTGAAGAACCCGGTCGATATGATAGCCTCTGCCAGAGGAGAGGACTACTACAAGACCGCAAAGCTTCTCCTTGAGGACCCCAACATTGACATGCTCATCAGCATCTGTGTCGTTCCGACCTTCGCGGGCATGACGCCGACTGAACACGCGGAGGGCGTTGTGAAGGCCCTTAAGGAGGTCAACAACGGCAAGCCGGTTCTCGGTCTGTTCATGGCAGGCTACGTGAGCGAGCCCGCGAAGGAGGTTCTCGAGAAGGCAGGCATTCCGAGCTACGAGAGGCCGGAGGATGCCGCTGCTGCAGCCTACGCCCTCGTTGAGTTTGCAAAGGCTAAGGGAGTTTTGGAGGAAGAGGAGTGA